The following proteins come from a genomic window of Salvia hispanica cultivar TCC Black 2014 chromosome 4, UniMelb_Shisp_WGS_1.0, whole genome shotgun sequence:
- the LOC125219092 gene encoding c-Myc-binding protein homolog, with protein sequence MEKEAKKEAFRKYLESSGVLDALTKVLVALYEQNDKPSSATEFIQQKLGGPTLAEYEKLQTEFSDLQTRYNELLAAHQEKSRECEELKNTHNQASMNESAEDAQSAKPN encoded by the exons GAAAAGGAAGCGAAAAAGGAAGCTTTTAGAAAGTACCTTGAATCCAGTGGAGTTCTTGATGCTCTAACAAAAG TTCTTGTTGCACTTTATGAGCAAAATGACAAACCTTCCTCAGCTACTGA ATTCATCCAGCAAAAACTAGGAGGTCCAACCCTTGCAGAATATGAAAAGCTACAAACTGAATTCTCTGATCTACAAACACGATATAATGAGCTTTTGGCTGCACATCAAGAGAAGTCCCGAGAG TGTGAGGAACTCAAAAACACCCACAACCAAGCATCAATGAACGAGAGCGCGGAGGATGCCCAAAGTGCTAAACCAAATTAA
- the LOC125222057 gene encoding protein RDM16 isoform X1, with protein sequence MEKETSSRKRRESDSHRDRESSKDHRHHRSKHDDARHRSDDHHRRRSDSRAEREGSRDRDARRERERSHSLERKRRKDRGESEERDRDVRRDRERSHSVERKKRKERRDSEERSEKRTRVYDDNGRDRRRFEDVRAEEGEKDAEGLGFGGDTVNKGVKHEPRNGVATGPIVAPASTYPETIEARIDSPATKVSSISKTNENKGVNINRSHEVPGKSSTDGTTTDASASGGLSRDILAKAKLALLKQKELAERMKKISSLNRDVGSTGEGNQRVVDKGGAKTSSSVILPCPASAPASAPTEGVPSTPNPTALVQAGVSQISGLTAQNVEAVKRAHELAAKMGFWQDPEFATVFNAFPGQMPPDVTIQQKPSKVPVLRLDALGREIDEEGKVVDIPKAQSLSTLKVNINKQKKDAFRILKPELDVDPETNPHFDPRVGINKNKLLRTKRPTMLFVEEGKWSKDAESIKLRSQFGEAKAKELKAKQAQLAKAKAEPDINPNLIEVGERVITKEKTKESIPDVEWWDVPFLRSGSYGDIIDGGIDAENIKMDKINIYVEHPRPIEPPAEPAPPPPQPLKLTKKEQKKLRTQRRLAREKDRQEMIRLGVLEPPKPKVKMSNLMKVLGSEATQDPTKLEMEIRSAAAEREQAHIDRNIARKLTPAERREKKERKLFDDPSTVDTIVSVYKINDLSHPQARFKVDVNAQENRLSGCAIISEGISVVVVEGGSKAIKRYGKLMLKRIDWTATVEKEDEEENDDEKPFNKCQLVWQGSVAKPNFNRFFVQECRSEAAARKFFSDHGVAHYWDLAINFTSDDLM encoded by the exons ATGGAGAAGGAAACCTCGAGCCGTAAACGGCGAGAATCCGATTCACATCGAGATAGAGAATCATCCAAAGACCACCGCCATCACCGTTCCAAGCACGACGACGCCCGCCACAGATCCGATGACCACCATCGCCGCAGGTCCGATTCCCGAGCTGAGAGAGAGGGAAGCAGGGATCGGGATGCGCGCAGAGAGCGCGAGAGGTCCCATTCGCTTGAGCGGAAGAGGAGGAAGGATAGGGGTGAGAGCGAGGAGAGGGATCGAGATGTCCGCCGCGACCGCGAGCGATCTCATTCGGTGGAGAGGAAGAAAAGGAAGGAGAGGAGAGATAGTGAGGAGAGGAGTGAGAAGAGAACTAGGGTTTATGACGACAATGGAAGGGATAGGCGTAGGTTTGAGGATGTTAGGGCGGAGGAGGGTGAGAAAGATGCCGAGGGTTTGGGATTTGGAGGTGACACTGTGAATAAAGGGGTAAAGCACGAGCCTCGCAAT GGGGTTGCAACTGGACCCATTGTTGCTCCAGCTAGCACTTACCCTGAGACTATTGAGGCTCGTATTGATTCTCCTGCTACTAAGGTATCTTCAATTTCAAagacaaatgaaaataagggAGTTAATATTAACAGATCTCATGAGGTTCCTGGGAAATCCAGTACAGATGGGACAACTACAGATGCCAGCGCAAGTGGGGGCTTGTCCCGTGATATTTTAGCTAAAGCTAAGCTAGCTCTTCTAAAGCAAAAAGAGCTTGCAGAGAGGATGAAGAAGATTTCTTCA CTGAATAGAGATGTGGGCTCAACAGGAGAGGGTAATCAAAGAGTGGTTGATAAAGGGGGAGCAAAAACTTCTTCCTCAGTCATACTGCCATGTCCAGCTAGCGCCCCTGCCAGTGCTCCTACTGAAGGTGTGCCAAGCACGCCTAACCCTACTGCTTTGGTACAGGCAGGTGTGTCTCAGATTAGTGGACTAACAGCACAGAACGTTGAAGCTGTAAAACGTGCACATGAATTGGCTGCCAAAATGGGATTCTGGCAGGACCCTGAGTTCGCTACCGTCTTCAATGCGTTTCCAGGGCAGATGCCACCAGATGTTACCATCCAACAAAAACCTTCAAAAGTTCCTGTTCTTCGTTTGGATGCATTGGGCCGTGAAATTGATGAGGAAGGGAAAGTCGTTGATATTCCGAAAGCCCAAAGCCTCAGTACTCTCAAG GTGAATATCAACAAGCAAAAGAAAGATGCCTTCCGAATTCTCAAACCTGAACTGGATGTGGATCCTGAAACAAATCCACATTTTGATCCTAGGGTGGggattaacaaaaataagctTTTAAGGACTAAGAGACCGACTATGCTGTTTGTCGAGGAAGGCAAGTGGTCAAAAGATGCAGAAAGTATTAAACTGAGG TCCCAATTTGGAGAAGCAAAAGCCAAGGAGCTTAAAGCAAAGCAAGCACAGCTGGCAAAGGCAAAAGCAGAGCCAGACATAAATCCGAATCTGATAGAGGTAGGAGAGAGGGTGATTACCAAAGAAAAAACCAAGGAATCAATTCCTGATGTCGAGTGGTG GGATGTGCCTTTTCTACGTTCTGGTAGCTATGGTGATATAATTGACGGTGGCATAGACgcagaaaatatcaagatgGACAAAATCAACATATATGTTGAACATCCTCGACCAATCGAACCCCCAGCCGAACCAGCTCCCCCTCCACCTCAACCATTAAAGCTAACCAAGAAGGAGCAGAAGAAACTTCGCACACAGCGTCGGTTGGCTCGGGAAAAAGATAGGCAAGAGATGATTAGACTAGGTGTATTGGAGCCACCAAAACCTAAAGTGAAAATGAGCAACCTCATGAAAGTTCTTGGATCAGAAGCAACACAGGATCCCACAAAGCTTGAAATGGAAATAAGAAGCGCTGCAGCTGAGCGTGAGCAGGCTCACATTGACAGGAACATTGCCCGTAAGCTCACGCCAGCAGAGCGCCGtgaaaagaaagagagaaagctATTTGATGATCCCAGCACAGTTGATACAATTGTTTCGGTTTACAAGATCAATGACCTTTCTCATCCCCAGGCCCGTTTTAAGGTTGATGTTAATGCCCAGGAAAACAGGCTGAGTGGATGTGCGATCATTTCAGAAGGTATAAGTGTTGTTGTCGTTGAGGGTGGTTCCAAAGCAATCAAGAGATATGGGAAGCTCATGCTTAAGAGGATTGATTGGACTGCTACTGTTGAGAAAGAAGACGAGGAAGAAAATGATGATGAAAAACCATTCAACAAATGTCAGCTTGTTTGGCAGGGGAGCGTAGCTAAACCAAATTTCAACCGATTTTTCGTCCAAGAATGCAGAAGTGAAGCAGCTGCACGCAAATTCTTTTCTGATCACGGAGTTGCTCATTATTGGGATCTTGCAATCAACTTCACCTCCGATGATCTTATGTAA
- the LOC125222057 gene encoding protein RDM16 isoform X2, with the protein MGLQLDPLLLQLALTLRLLRLVLILLLLSTDGTTTDASASGGLSRDILAKAKLALLKQKELAERMKKISSLNRDVGSTGEGNQRVVDKGGAKTSSSVILPCPASAPASAPTEGVPSTPNPTALVQAGVSQISGLTAQNVEAVKRAHELAAKMGFWQDPEFATVFNAFPGQMPPDVTIQQKPSKVPVLRLDALGREIDEEGKVVDIPKAQSLSTLKVNINKQKKDAFRILKPELDVDPETNPHFDPRVGINKNKLLRTKRPTMLFVEEGKWSKDAESIKLRSQFGEAKAKELKAKQAQLAKAKAEPDINPNLIEVGERVITKEKTKESIPDVEWWDVPFLRSGSYGDIIDGGIDAENIKMDKINIYVEHPRPIEPPAEPAPPPPQPLKLTKKEQKKLRTQRRLAREKDRQEMIRLGVLEPPKPKVKMSNLMKVLGSEATQDPTKLEMEIRSAAAEREQAHIDRNIARKLTPAERREKKERKLFDDPSTVDTIVSVYKINDLSHPQARFKVDVNAQENRLSGCAIISEGISVVVVEGGSKAIKRYGKLMLKRIDWTATVEKEDEEENDDEKPFNKCQLVWQGSVAKPNFNRFFVQECRSEAAARKFFSDHGVAHYWDLAINFTSDDLM; encoded by the exons AT GGGGTTGCAACTGGACCCATTGTTGCTCCAGCTAGCACTTACCCTGAGACTATTGAGGCTCGTATTGATTCTCCTGCTACTAAG TACAGATGGGACAACTACAGATGCCAGCGCAAGTGGGGGCTTGTCCCGTGATATTTTAGCTAAAGCTAAGCTAGCTCTTCTAAAGCAAAAAGAGCTTGCAGAGAGGATGAAGAAGATTTCTTCA CTGAATAGAGATGTGGGCTCAACAGGAGAGGGTAATCAAAGAGTGGTTGATAAAGGGGGAGCAAAAACTTCTTCCTCAGTCATACTGCCATGTCCAGCTAGCGCCCCTGCCAGTGCTCCTACTGAAGGTGTGCCAAGCACGCCTAACCCTACTGCTTTGGTACAGGCAGGTGTGTCTCAGATTAGTGGACTAACAGCACAGAACGTTGAAGCTGTAAAACGTGCACATGAATTGGCTGCCAAAATGGGATTCTGGCAGGACCCTGAGTTCGCTACCGTCTTCAATGCGTTTCCAGGGCAGATGCCACCAGATGTTACCATCCAACAAAAACCTTCAAAAGTTCCTGTTCTTCGTTTGGATGCATTGGGCCGTGAAATTGATGAGGAAGGGAAAGTCGTTGATATTCCGAAAGCCCAAAGCCTCAGTACTCTCAAG GTGAATATCAACAAGCAAAAGAAAGATGCCTTCCGAATTCTCAAACCTGAACTGGATGTGGATCCTGAAACAAATCCACATTTTGATCCTAGGGTGGggattaacaaaaataagctTTTAAGGACTAAGAGACCGACTATGCTGTTTGTCGAGGAAGGCAAGTGGTCAAAAGATGCAGAAAGTATTAAACTGAGG TCCCAATTTGGAGAAGCAAAAGCCAAGGAGCTTAAAGCAAAGCAAGCACAGCTGGCAAAGGCAAAAGCAGAGCCAGACATAAATCCGAATCTGATAGAGGTAGGAGAGAGGGTGATTACCAAAGAAAAAACCAAGGAATCAATTCCTGATGTCGAGTGGTG GGATGTGCCTTTTCTACGTTCTGGTAGCTATGGTGATATAATTGACGGTGGCATAGACgcagaaaatatcaagatgGACAAAATCAACATATATGTTGAACATCCTCGACCAATCGAACCCCCAGCCGAACCAGCTCCCCCTCCACCTCAACCATTAAAGCTAACCAAGAAGGAGCAGAAGAAACTTCGCACACAGCGTCGGTTGGCTCGGGAAAAAGATAGGCAAGAGATGATTAGACTAGGTGTATTGGAGCCACCAAAACCTAAAGTGAAAATGAGCAACCTCATGAAAGTTCTTGGATCAGAAGCAACACAGGATCCCACAAAGCTTGAAATGGAAATAAGAAGCGCTGCAGCTGAGCGTGAGCAGGCTCACATTGACAGGAACATTGCCCGTAAGCTCACGCCAGCAGAGCGCCGtgaaaagaaagagagaaagctATTTGATGATCCCAGCACAGTTGATACAATTGTTTCGGTTTACAAGATCAATGACCTTTCTCATCCCCAGGCCCGTTTTAAGGTTGATGTTAATGCCCAGGAAAACAGGCTGAGTGGATGTGCGATCATTTCAGAAGGTATAAGTGTTGTTGTCGTTGAGGGTGGTTCCAAAGCAATCAAGAGATATGGGAAGCTCATGCTTAAGAGGATTGATTGGACTGCTACTGTTGAGAAAGAAGACGAGGAAGAAAATGATGATGAAAAACCATTCAACAAATGTCAGCTTGTTTGGCAGGGGAGCGTAGCTAAACCAAATTTCAACCGATTTTTCGTCCAAGAATGCAGAAGTGAAGCAGCTGCACGCAAATTCTTTTCTGATCACGGAGTTGCTCATTATTGGGATCTTGCAATCAACTTCACCTCCGATGATCTTATGTAA
- the LOC125222057 gene encoding protein RDM16 isoform X3, translating into MKKISSLNRDVGSTGEGNQRVVDKGGAKTSSSVILPCPASAPASAPTEGVPSTPNPTALVQAGVSQISGLTAQNVEAVKRAHELAAKMGFWQDPEFATVFNAFPGQMPPDVTIQQKPSKVPVLRLDALGREIDEEGKVVDIPKAQSLSTLKVNINKQKKDAFRILKPELDVDPETNPHFDPRVGINKNKLLRTKRPTMLFVEEGKWSKDAESIKLRSQFGEAKAKELKAKQAQLAKAKAEPDINPNLIEVGERVITKEKTKESIPDVEWWDVPFLRSGSYGDIIDGGIDAENIKMDKINIYVEHPRPIEPPAEPAPPPPQPLKLTKKEQKKLRTQRRLAREKDRQEMIRLGVLEPPKPKVKMSNLMKVLGSEATQDPTKLEMEIRSAAAEREQAHIDRNIARKLTPAERREKKERKLFDDPSTVDTIVSVYKINDLSHPQARFKVDVNAQENRLSGCAIISEGISVVVVEGGSKAIKRYGKLMLKRIDWTATVEKEDEEENDDEKPFNKCQLVWQGSVAKPNFNRFFVQECRSEAAARKFFSDHGVAHYWDLAINFTSDDLM; encoded by the exons ATGAAGAAGATTTCTTCA CTGAATAGAGATGTGGGCTCAACAGGAGAGGGTAATCAAAGAGTGGTTGATAAAGGGGGAGCAAAAACTTCTTCCTCAGTCATACTGCCATGTCCAGCTAGCGCCCCTGCCAGTGCTCCTACTGAAGGTGTGCCAAGCACGCCTAACCCTACTGCTTTGGTACAGGCAGGTGTGTCTCAGATTAGTGGACTAACAGCACAGAACGTTGAAGCTGTAAAACGTGCACATGAATTGGCTGCCAAAATGGGATTCTGGCAGGACCCTGAGTTCGCTACCGTCTTCAATGCGTTTCCAGGGCAGATGCCACCAGATGTTACCATCCAACAAAAACCTTCAAAAGTTCCTGTTCTTCGTTTGGATGCATTGGGCCGTGAAATTGATGAGGAAGGGAAAGTCGTTGATATTCCGAAAGCCCAAAGCCTCAGTACTCTCAAG GTGAATATCAACAAGCAAAAGAAAGATGCCTTCCGAATTCTCAAACCTGAACTGGATGTGGATCCTGAAACAAATCCACATTTTGATCCTAGGGTGGggattaacaaaaataagctTTTAAGGACTAAGAGACCGACTATGCTGTTTGTCGAGGAAGGCAAGTGGTCAAAAGATGCAGAAAGTATTAAACTGAGG TCCCAATTTGGAGAAGCAAAAGCCAAGGAGCTTAAAGCAAAGCAAGCACAGCTGGCAAAGGCAAAAGCAGAGCCAGACATAAATCCGAATCTGATAGAGGTAGGAGAGAGGGTGATTACCAAAGAAAAAACCAAGGAATCAATTCCTGATGTCGAGTGGTG GGATGTGCCTTTTCTACGTTCTGGTAGCTATGGTGATATAATTGACGGTGGCATAGACgcagaaaatatcaagatgGACAAAATCAACATATATGTTGAACATCCTCGACCAATCGAACCCCCAGCCGAACCAGCTCCCCCTCCACCTCAACCATTAAAGCTAACCAAGAAGGAGCAGAAGAAACTTCGCACACAGCGTCGGTTGGCTCGGGAAAAAGATAGGCAAGAGATGATTAGACTAGGTGTATTGGAGCCACCAAAACCTAAAGTGAAAATGAGCAACCTCATGAAAGTTCTTGGATCAGAAGCAACACAGGATCCCACAAAGCTTGAAATGGAAATAAGAAGCGCTGCAGCTGAGCGTGAGCAGGCTCACATTGACAGGAACATTGCCCGTAAGCTCACGCCAGCAGAGCGCCGtgaaaagaaagagagaaagctATTTGATGATCCCAGCACAGTTGATACAATTGTTTCGGTTTACAAGATCAATGACCTTTCTCATCCCCAGGCCCGTTTTAAGGTTGATGTTAATGCCCAGGAAAACAGGCTGAGTGGATGTGCGATCATTTCAGAAGGTATAAGTGTTGTTGTCGTTGAGGGTGGTTCCAAAGCAATCAAGAGATATGGGAAGCTCATGCTTAAGAGGATTGATTGGACTGCTACTGTTGAGAAAGAAGACGAGGAAGAAAATGATGATGAAAAACCATTCAACAAATGTCAGCTTGTTTGGCAGGGGAGCGTAGCTAAACCAAATTTCAACCGATTTTTCGTCCAAGAATGCAGAAGTGAAGCAGCTGCACGCAAATTCTTTTCTGATCACGGAGTTGCTCATTATTGGGATCTTGCAATCAACTTCACCTCCGATGATCTTATGTAA